The Catenuloplanes niger genome includes a window with the following:
- a CDS encoding transglycosylase domain-containing protein: MQVPARTPAPGEETVAITPAAPGRVRTTLSITRKVLTLGMLGLVGGAVVAGAALPASATAGLAAKLASDSFEDLPSALQTPPTAQTSYLYANDGKTQITQFYEENRTDVESEDIAKTMKDAIVAAEDTRFYVHGGVDLKGLVRAFVSNAQGGEVSQGASTLTMQYVRNVLKNDPTITQEERLAATEQTTGRKLQEIRYAVTIEDSLDKEEILRRYLNIAYFGNQAYGISAAANAYFSTTADKLTLGQAAMIAGLVQSPDLYDPVNNDETEATNRRNYVLGAMVGTGAITQADADKAMAEPLGLKPSRAPGNCTAVSEANNSWGFFCDYFTQWWSEQEEFGSTPSARLAALKTGGFRIVTSMDPAVQNKLAAESKSIYGFDNPKAAPFAAIEPGTGKVKALAINRHYSIEDNPGGKKYPNTVNQLIAGSEDSAGYQFGSTFKMFVMLAALENGIALDRGFTTKTPYKSIYPISGTPNCGGFWCPVNAAPSYQDGYQNMWTGFGKSSNTYFVKLEETVGADKAVEMAKRLGIKFRGGDAQYAEPEAAKSWGTFTLGVTSTTPLDMANAYATIAADGKFCKPTPVVSITDTTGTSSEAAAKVSQPDCTQAIDKDVARAAADAGRCPVGQRPQQGNCSNGTSTQVAGIVGNIPVTGKTGSSSGNETESFIGVTTKLAIAGIAVNPDNPRDAVGEPVQKEIIAAVARTLRDTLKGQKVANFPAPSEKIAFRSGSASRPEQAPAPQSSGRPGSGRGTNNNGPR; encoded by the coding sequence ATGCAGGTACCGGCAAGAACGCCCGCCCCCGGCGAGGAGACCGTGGCGATAACCCCCGCGGCTCCGGGCAGGGTGCGCACCACCCTGTCCATCACCCGCAAGGTCCTCACCCTCGGCATGCTCGGCCTGGTGGGCGGCGCCGTGGTCGCGGGGGCCGCACTGCCGGCCAGCGCCACGGCCGGACTCGCGGCGAAGCTGGCCAGCGACTCGTTCGAGGACCTGCCGAGCGCGTTGCAGACCCCGCCGACCGCGCAGACGTCGTACCTGTACGCGAACGACGGCAAGACGCAGATCACGCAGTTCTACGAGGAGAACCGGACCGACGTCGAGAGCGAGGACATCGCCAAGACGATGAAGGACGCGATCGTCGCGGCCGAGGACACCCGGTTCTACGTGCACGGCGGCGTCGACCTCAAGGGCCTGGTGCGCGCGTTCGTGTCGAACGCGCAGGGCGGTGAGGTCTCCCAGGGCGCGTCCACGCTCACCATGCAGTACGTCCGGAACGTGCTGAAGAACGACCCGACGATCACCCAGGAGGAGCGCCTCGCCGCGACCGAGCAGACCACCGGTCGCAAGCTCCAGGAGATCCGGTACGCGGTCACGATCGAGGACTCGCTCGACAAGGAGGAGATCCTCCGCCGGTACCTGAACATCGCGTACTTCGGCAACCAGGCGTACGGCATCTCCGCGGCCGCGAACGCGTACTTCTCCACCACCGCGGACAAGCTGACGCTCGGCCAGGCCGCCATGATCGCCGGTCTGGTGCAGTCCCCGGACCTGTACGACCCGGTCAACAACGACGAGACGGAGGCGACCAACCGCCGCAACTACGTGCTCGGCGCGATGGTCGGCACCGGCGCGATCACCCAGGCGGACGCGGACAAGGCGATGGCCGAGCCGCTCGGTCTCAAGCCGAGCCGCGCGCCCGGCAACTGCACCGCGGTCTCCGAGGCGAACAACAGCTGGGGCTTCTTCTGCGACTACTTCACGCAGTGGTGGTCCGAGCAGGAGGAGTTCGGGTCCACGCCGTCCGCGCGCCTGGCCGCGCTGAAGACCGGCGGTTTCCGGATCGTCACCTCGATGGACCCGGCGGTCCAGAACAAGCTGGCCGCGGAGTCGAAGAGCATCTACGGCTTCGACAACCCGAAGGCCGCGCCGTTCGCCGCGATCGAGCCGGGCACCGGCAAGGTCAAGGCGCTGGCGATCAACCGGCACTACAGCATCGAGGACAACCCGGGCGGCAAGAAGTACCCGAACACGGTGAACCAGCTGATCGCGGGCAGCGAGGACTCGGCCGGCTACCAGTTCGGCTCGACGTTCAAGATGTTCGTCATGCTGGCCGCGCTGGAGAACGGCATCGCGCTGGACCGGGGCTTCACCACGAAGACGCCGTACAAGTCGATCTACCCGATCAGCGGCACGCCGAACTGCGGCGGCTTCTGGTGCCCGGTCAACGCGGCGCCGAGCTACCAGGACGGCTACCAGAACATGTGGACCGGCTTCGGCAAGTCCTCCAACACGTACTTCGTGAAGCTGGAGGAGACGGTCGGCGCGGACAAGGCCGTGGAGATGGCGAAGCGGCTCGGCATCAAGTTCCGCGGCGGCGACGCGCAGTACGCGGAGCCGGAGGCGGCGAAGAGCTGGGGCACGTTCACGCTCGGCGTCACCAGCACCACCCCGCTGGACATGGCGAACGCGTACGCGACGATCGCGGCCGACGGCAAGTTCTGCAAGCCGACGCCGGTCGTCTCGATCACGGACACCACCGGCACGTCCAGCGAGGCGGCCGCGAAGGTCTCCCAGCCGGACTGCACCCAGGCGATCGACAAGGACGTGGCCCGGGCCGCCGCGGACGCGGGCCGCTGCCCGGTCGGCCAGCGCCCGCAGCAGGGCAACTGCAGCAACGGCACGTCGACCCAGGTGGCCGGCATCGTCGGCAACATCCCGGTCACCGGCAAGACCGGCAGCTCCTCCGGCAACGAGACCGAGTCGTTCATCGGCGTCACCACGAAGCTGGCCATCGCCGGCATCGCGGTGAACCCGGACAACCCGCGTGACGCGGTCGGCGAGCCGGTCCAGAAGGAGATCATCGCCGCGGTCGCCCGCACGCTGCGCGATACGCTCAAGGGCCAGAAGGTGGCCAACTTCCCGGCGCCGAGCGAGAAGATCGCGTTCCGGTCCGGGTCCGCCTCCCGGCCCGAGCAGGCGCCCGCGCCGCAGTCGTCCGGCCGGCCGGGCAGCGGGCGCGGGACCAACAACAACGGCCCGCGCTGA